A window from Oncorhynchus mykiss isolate Arlee chromosome 9, USDA_OmykA_1.1, whole genome shotgun sequence encodes these proteins:
- the ppp1r3da gene encoding protein phosphatase 1, regulatory subunit 3Da, which yields MDWTIGKERIPSCNSELPKASKNAPGTNLTINLNEMLRSKVDVERKRVPIRPPNPRAPAPRELEFSRGLSCEPMPKPIIRRRARSLSSSTEWKRHTRNVGVRFVDCLGLDLEDVKVFKTGEDPFVPQHVSFRLLMGAELAGGKNLEISLPYLKPVFPQQPGDRPEFFSRLRQQRVCLERVLCFDLGIIGITQVLNLHFEKEVSVRYSFTGWRCSSETKASWVSTTCKSWDGTQEQLNCDTFRFHLPVPPFLLPGAALEFAVRYKVSGKEHWDNNEGQNYKLVCHSYKLTVPKECEHSMVHFI from the coding sequence ATGGATTGGACTATTGGGAAGGAGAGAATTCCCTCATGTAATAGTGAACTGCCTAAGGCCTCAAAGAATGCCCCCGGAACCAACCTCACTATCAATCTGAATGAAATGCTCAGATCAAAAGTTGACGTGGAAAGGAAGCGTGTTCCAATCCGCCCACCCAACCCAAGAGCCCCTGCACCCAGGGAACTGGAGTTTAGTCGAGGCCTTTCGTGTGAGCCCATGCCCAAACCCATTATCCGAAGACGTGCACGATCTCTGTCCTCCTCCACAGAGTGGAAGAGGCACACTCGTAATGTTGGGGTGCGTTTTGTAGACTGTCTGGGCCTGGACCTAGAGGATGTTAAGGTTTTCAAAACCGGAGAGGATCCCTTTGTGCCACAACATGTCTCCTTCAGGCTTTTGATGGGTGCAGAGCTGGCTGGGGGGAAGAACTTGGAAATCTCGCTGCCGTATCTGAAGCCGGTGTTCCCTCAGCAACCCGGTGATCGACCTGAATTCTTCAGCCGCCTGCGCCAGCAGAGAGTCTGTCTGGAGAGGGTTTTGTGCTTTGACCTGGGCATCATCGGGATCACTCAGGTCCTCAACCTCCATTTTGAGAAAGAGGTGAGCGTGCGCTATTCTTTCACAGGATGGAGGTGCAGCTCAGAAACCAAGGCCTCCTGGGTATCCACCACCTGCAAGTCCTGGGATGGAACGCAGGAGCAGCTCAATTGTGACACCTTTCGTTTCCACTTGCCCGTTCCTCCCTTCCTGCTACCTGGAGCTGCTTTGGAATTTGCTGTCCGATACAAAGTGTCCGGGAAAGAGCACTGGGACAACAACGAGGGGCAAAACTATAAGTTGGTCTGCCATAGCTACAAGCTGACTGTGCCCAAGGAGTGTGAGCATAGCATGGTGCACTTTATTTGA